One stretch of Thalassophryne amazonica chromosome 17, fThaAma1.1, whole genome shotgun sequence DNA includes these proteins:
- the LOC117529509 gene encoding protein FAM240C encodes MNAARIHDKHKLKSFWEQRIIQHSELMDEEENRVRSSALTRLRAEWLVRLSQRNHNQQSFCEEQLTQAQKS; translated from the exons ATGAACGCAGCTCGAATTCATGACAAACACAAGCTGAAGTCGTTCTGGGAGCAGAGGATCATCCAGCACAGCGAGCTCATGGACGAGGAGGAGAACAGAGTGAGGAGCAGCGCTCTGACCCG GCTGAGGGCCGAGTGGTTGGTCCGCTTGAGTCAGAGAAACCACAACCAGCAGAGTTTCTGTGAGGAGCAACTCACACAAGCTCAGAAATCCTAG